A single genomic interval of Osmia lignaria lignaria isolate PbOS001 chromosome 9, iyOsmLign1, whole genome shotgun sequence harbors:
- the LOC117607365 gene encoding uncharacterized protein LOC117607365 isoform X6 encodes MTQQSGAGSPQQFCLRWNNYQTNLTNVFDQLLQSESFVDVTLACDGHSVKAHKMVLSACSPYFQALFFDNPCQHPIVIMKDIKWPELKAAVEFMYKGEINVSQEQIGPLLKVAESLKIRGLADVNSEHELTSRSSLEEAANAANAAMHRKKRRRISGERSPPNSSPDRIVSGNLADDQDGSSSGAGVIMPDIHSMLPSSSTPRSIGSPGTPNVSVTPQINLQELPVSLPLPPPPPPPPQGQQQSSHSVSAHHVPGHVTSGPHASVNHLTAHGQQLTVQQQQQHQQQQQQQQQQQQQQQQQQQQQHHQQGAAGQPNPGDDLEIKPGIAEMIREEERVSSRQWNANLDQVSDRSHANKPSPTR; translated from the coding sequence ATGACGCAACAAAGCGGCGCTGGGTCGCCCCAGCAATTTTGCCTGAGGTGGAACAATTACCAAACGAATCTGACCAATGTGTTCGATCAGTTGTTGCAGAGCGAGAGTTTCGTCGACGTGACCCTTGCTTGCGACGGACACAGCGTGAAGGCACACAAGATGGTACTGTCCGCCTGCAGTCCGTACTTTCAAGCATTATTTTTCGACAATCCTTGCCAGCATCCGATCGTGATCATGAAGGATATCAAGTGGCCGGAGTTGAAGGCCGCGGTCGAGTTCATGTACAAAGGCGAGATAAACGTGTCGCAGGAGCAGATCGGCCCTTTACTAAAGGTCGCGGAGAGCCTGAAGATCCGCGGTTTAGCGGACGTGAACAGCGAGCACGAGCTTACGTCGAGATCGAGTTTGGAGGAGGCGGCGAATGCAGCGAACGCGGCGATGCATAGGAAGAAACGACGTCGAATATCCGGCGAGAGATCGCCGCCTAACAGCAGCCCCGATCGGATCGTTAGCGGCAATTTGGCGGACGATCAAGATGGTAGCAGCAGCGGGGCGGGCGTGATCATGCCTGACATTCACAGCATGCTACCCAGCAGCTCGACTCCTCGATCCATCGGCTCCCCTGGTACGCCCAACGTCTCGGTAACACCGCAGATCAACCTCCAAGAACTTCCGGTATCGTTGCCTctgccaccgccgccgccgccaccccCTCAGGGACAGCAGCAGAGTTCGCACTCGGTATCCGCTCACCACGTGCCCGGCCACGTGACTTCCGGTCCCCACGCCTCAGTCAACCACCTGACCGCTCACGGCCAGCAGCTAACCGttcagcaacagcagcaacatcaacaacaacaacaacagcagcagcagcaacaacaacagcagcagcaacagcaacagcaacagcatcaTCAGCAAGGAGCTGCCGGTCAACCGAATCCCGGAGACGATCTGGAGATCAAGCCTGGCATCGCCGAGATGATTCGCGAGGAGGAAAGG
- the LOC117607365 gene encoding uncharacterized protein LOC117607365 isoform X7 produces the protein MTQQSGAGSPQQFCLRWNNYQTNLTNVFDQLLQSESFVDVTLACDGHSVKAHKMVLSACSPYFQALFFDNPCQHPIVIMKDIKWPELKAAVEFMYKGEINVSQEQIGPLLKVAESLKIRGLADVNSEHELTSRSSLEEAANAANAAMHRKKRRRISGERSPPNSSPDRIVSGNLADDQDGSSSGAGVIMPDIHSMLPSSSTPRSIGSPGTPNVSVTPQINLQELPVSLPLPPPPPPPPQGQQQSSHSVSAHHVPGHVTSGPHASVNHLTAHGQQLTVQQQQQHQQQQQQQQQQQQQQQQQQQQQHHQQGAAGQPNPGDDLEIKPGIAEMIREEERVSTYHR, from the coding sequence ATGACGCAACAAAGCGGCGCTGGGTCGCCCCAGCAATTTTGCCTGAGGTGGAACAATTACCAAACGAATCTGACCAATGTGTTCGATCAGTTGTTGCAGAGCGAGAGTTTCGTCGACGTGACCCTTGCTTGCGACGGACACAGCGTGAAGGCACACAAGATGGTACTGTCCGCCTGCAGTCCGTACTTTCAAGCATTATTTTTCGACAATCCTTGCCAGCATCCGATCGTGATCATGAAGGATATCAAGTGGCCGGAGTTGAAGGCCGCGGTCGAGTTCATGTACAAAGGCGAGATAAACGTGTCGCAGGAGCAGATCGGCCCTTTACTAAAGGTCGCGGAGAGCCTGAAGATCCGCGGTTTAGCGGACGTGAACAGCGAGCACGAGCTTACGTCGAGATCGAGTTTGGAGGAGGCGGCGAATGCAGCGAACGCGGCGATGCATAGGAAGAAACGACGTCGAATATCCGGCGAGAGATCGCCGCCTAACAGCAGCCCCGATCGGATCGTTAGCGGCAATTTGGCGGACGATCAAGATGGTAGCAGCAGCGGGGCGGGCGTGATCATGCCTGACATTCACAGCATGCTACCCAGCAGCTCGACTCCTCGATCCATCGGCTCCCCTGGTACGCCCAACGTCTCGGTAACACCGCAGATCAACCTCCAAGAACTTCCGGTATCGTTGCCTctgccaccgccgccgccgccaccccCTCAGGGACAGCAGCAGAGTTCGCACTCGGTATCCGCTCACCACGTGCCCGGCCACGTGACTTCCGGTCCCCACGCCTCAGTCAACCACCTGACCGCTCACGGCCAGCAGCTAACCGttcagcaacagcagcaacatcaacaacaacaacaacagcagcagcagcaacaacaacagcagcagcaacagcaacagcaacagcatcaTCAGCAAGGAGCTGCCGGTCAACCGAATCCCGGAGACGATCTGGAGATCAAGCCTGGCATCGCCGAGATGATTCGCGAGGAGGAAAGG